From a region of the Emcibacter sp. SYSU 3D8 genome:
- a CDS encoding helix-turn-helix domain-containing protein, producing MTRIIEPVSRGVGTRHRIIAEASQLIAERGYRETTMKAVGERVGVTEPAVYRHFESKAQLLVTVFTEAVAQSPLSRHDARGAVETLPESAALLTAADFHMLRRLIGEMYSAAAIDPDVAALARNFVTGAAERLKQGLADSIAHGELPAGMNPLYMQSFIHIFMAGLAHHEALAGDLVGDPGWALFVANAVRHLLRMDEGDRSGE from the coding sequence ATGACCAGAATTATCGAACCGGTATCGCGCGGCGTCGGCACCCGGCATCGAATTATCGCCGAGGCGAGCCAACTGATCGCAGAACGCGGCTATCGTGAAACCACGATGAAAGCGGTGGGCGAGCGCGTTGGGGTGACCGAACCAGCGGTCTATCGCCACTTCGAGAGCAAGGCGCAGCTGCTCGTCACTGTTTTCACCGAGGCGGTGGCACAGTCGCCGCTGTCGCGGCATGACGCGCGCGGCGCCGTCGAGACCCTTCCGGAATCAGCCGCGCTTCTGACGGCGGCGGATTTCCACATGCTGCGACGGCTGATCGGCGAAATGTACTCGGCGGCAGCCATCGATCCGGACGTGGCCGCGTTGGCCCGCAATTTCGTGACCGGAGCCGCCGAGCGGCTGAAGCAGGGCCTCGCGGACAGCATCGCCCATGGCGAGCTGCCAGCGGGCATGAACCCCCTCTACATGCAAAGCTTTATCCATATCTTCATGGCAGGGCTGGCTCATCACGAGGCACTTGCAGGTGATCTAGTTGGCGACCCGGGCTGGGCGCTTTTCGTGGCCAACGCCGTCCGTCACCTGCTGCGTATGGATGAGGGGGATCGTTCGGGTGAGTAG
- a CDS encoding Rieske 2Fe-2S domain-containing protein gives MSSWIWAARLDDLTEDRVNMVTVGSRTLALYLIDSKVHATSGHCPHEGQCLDSGFVEQGTVECALHYAVFDIGTGALISGPTTGSLPVYPVRVDGDDVFVCVVP, from the coding sequence GTGAGTAGCTGGATCTGGGCCGCCAGACTCGACGATCTGACCGAGGACCGGGTCAATATGGTCACGGTCGGCAGCCGGACCCTGGCGCTCTACCTGATCGACAGCAAGGTGCACGCGACCAGCGGCCATTGCCCGCATGAGGGGCAATGCCTGGACAGCGGATTTGTCGAGCAGGGGACGGTGGAATGCGCGCTGCATTATGCGGTATTCGACATTGGTACCGGTGCCCTAATATCGGGCCCTACAACCGGATCGTTGCCTGTCTATCCTGTCCGAGTCGATGGAGATGACGTGTTCGTCTGCGTGGTTCCGTAG